One Candidatus Sulfurimonas baltica DNA segment encodes these proteins:
- the acsA gene encoding acetate--CoA ligase, whose protein sequence is MNEKWIEKNIDSFAVKPNLIDYEKEYKEFNWEKVESEFEGYLSGGLNIAHEAIDRHANGVLSEKIALVWLGQNGERKTYTFGKIKKESAKFANVLKTLGLCKGERVFTLSSRIPELYISVIGILKNQNVLCPLFSQFGPQPILQRMQRGDAKVLLTTKKLYEKKIIPILDELSELRFILLLDSDEDESEKVLSYSRLMKKASDIFEIPHTNLGDMSILHFTSGTTGMPKGVVHVHKVIYTHWISGKYVLDLHVDDVYWCSADPGWVTGTSYGIITPWIHGVTNIVDEGEFDGARWYKTLQDEKVTVWYTAPTAIRRLMRIDSEPTEEYDLSHLRLIQSVGEPLNPEAVVWGERKLKLPIHDNWWQTETGGIMIANFISQTIRPGSMGRPLPGIEAGIIHVNDDGTVTEVSEPNKEGDLAIKVGFPSLFRAYLHEHEKYDKCFVGDWYISGDLAYKDKDGYFWFVGRADDIIKTSGHMVGPFEVESTLMEHPAVAEAGVIGKPDELIGQLVKAFVSLKSGYKPSEELKRELIGFGRKKLGVAVAPKEIEFQENLPKTRSGKIMRRLLKAREMGLPEGDTSTLED, encoded by the coding sequence ATGAATGAGAAGTGGATTGAGAAAAATATAGATAGTTTTGCAGTTAAACCTAACCTAATTGATTACGAAAAAGAGTATAAAGAGTTTAACTGGGAAAAGGTAGAAAGTGAGTTTGAAGGATATCTCTCAGGGGGATTAAATATTGCCCACGAGGCGATTGACAGACATGCAAACGGCGTCCTTTCAGAAAAAATAGCTTTAGTATGGCTTGGTCAAAATGGAGAGAGAAAAACTTACACATTCGGCAAAATAAAAAAAGAGAGTGCAAAATTTGCCAATGTTTTAAAAACTCTTGGGCTGTGCAAGGGGGAGAGAGTCTTTACCCTCTCTTCTCGCATACCTGAACTATATATATCAGTTATAGGGATACTCAAAAACCAAAATGTTCTCTGTCCTCTGTTTTCGCAGTTTGGTCCACAACCTATACTTCAACGGATGCAAAGAGGCGATGCAAAAGTCCTTCTAACTACAAAAAAACTTTATGAAAAAAAAATTATTCCTATTTTAGATGAGTTATCGGAGCTGCGTTTTATATTACTTCTTGACTCTGATGAGGATGAGAGTGAAAAGGTACTCTCATATTCACGTCTGATGAAAAAAGCCTCTGATATATTTGAGATTCCCCATACAAACCTTGGAGATATGTCAATTTTACACTTCACAAGCGGAACTACAGGCATGCCAAAGGGGGTTGTACATGTACATAAAGTTATTTATACCCACTGGATTAGCGGCAAGTATGTACTTGACCTACATGTAGACGATGTTTACTGGTGCAGCGCTGATCCCGGCTGGGTAACTGGAACATCATACGGCATCATTACCCCTTGGATTCATGGAGTTACAAATATTGTCGATGAGGGTGAGTTTGACGGGGCAAGGTGGTACAAAACACTCCAAGATGAGAAGGTAACTGTTTGGTACACCGCTCCTACAGCAATTCGCCGACTTATGAGGATAGATTCTGAACCTACTGAGGAGTATGACCTCTCTCATCTTCGACTTATACAGAGTGTTGGCGAGCCGTTAAATCCTGAGGCCGTTGTTTGGGGAGAGAGAAAACTTAAACTTCCTATTCATGACAACTGGTGGCAGACGGAAACGGGCGGGATTATGATTGCAAACTTTATCTCTCAAACCATCCGTCCCGGTTCTATGGGTAGACCTCTTCCTGGCATTGAAGCTGGCATTATACATGTGAATGATGATGGAACTGTTACAGAAGTTAGTGAGCCAAATAAGGAGGGAGATTTAGCCATTAAAGTTGGATTCCCATCTCTATTTAGAGCTTATCTACATGAACATGAGAAATATGATAAATGTTTTGTTGGAGATTGGTACATCTCCGGTGATTTGGCGTACAAAGACAAAGATGGGTACTTTTGGTTTGTAGGTCGGGCGGATGATATCATCAAAACCTCCGGTCATATGGTTGGTCCTTTTGAGGTTGAGAGTACACTTATGGAGCATCCGGCAGTTGCTGAAGCTGGAGTTATCGGCAAGCCTGATGAGCTTATAGGTCAACTTGTAAAAGCCTTTGTATCTCTAAAATCAGGATATAAACCAAGTGAGGAGCTCAAACGTGAACTCATAGGTTTCGGGCGTAAAAAACTCGGGGTTGCTGTAGCCCCAAAAGAGATAGAGTTTCAGGAAAACCTCCCAAAGACCAGAAGCGGAAAGATTATGCGCAGACTGCTCAAAGCAAGAGAGATGGGACTACCTGAGGGTGACACCTCAACACTTGAAGATTAA
- the lpdA gene encoding dihydrolipoyl dehydrogenase: protein MREYEVVVIGGGPGGYQAALELGKAGVKTLLIERCKERVGGTCLNLGCIPTKNYLHTASFISKIPYFEQMGLSLDYKGLNLVQLKEKTTALITEIRTGVLWMLEQSKVELFYGSASFVDANRVDVDGEIIAFEKCIIATGSHVRELPQLPIDSSSIISSDDVFKLSAIPKSIAIIGTGPIGCEFATFFSALGVDVTLIGRSTQLLPSEDEDVSKALLRVFKKSNINVLTSSTIEKVKVNKDEVELFLNDTQESIKCELVLSATGRIPNTDGVKLENSGVKKDERGFIEVSPSFQTSQEHIYAVGDCIDTPAYAHTAYAEAKIVAKNIVSNESKTNTHITPSTIFTNPQIASCGLKEREANQNGIEIEVKKAFFKVNSKAKINGDDSGFAKLVVCAKSGVILGAVIIGVEATEIIHEIVLCVEKKITMNELRAVIHAHPTVSEIITYL from the coding sequence ATGAGAGAGTACGAAGTTGTTGTAATCGGAGGCGGACCGGGTGGATACCAAGCAGCACTTGAGCTTGGTAAAGCGGGCGTAAAAACTCTGCTTATAGAGAGGTGCAAGGAGAGAGTAGGTGGGACTTGTCTGAATTTGGGGTGCATTCCAACTAAAAATTATCTTCATACAGCTTCATTTATATCTAAAATCCCATACTTTGAGCAGATGGGACTTAGTCTGGATTACAAGGGTTTAAATCTTGTGCAACTAAAAGAGAAAACAACAGCCCTGATAACTGAGATTAGAACAGGTGTACTTTGGATGCTGGAGCAGTCAAAGGTTGAGTTATTTTATGGAAGTGCAAGTTTTGTGGATGCAAACAGAGTTGATGTTGATGGTGAGATAATTGCATTTGAGAAGTGTATTATTGCAACCGGTTCACATGTTCGTGAGTTGCCACAACTGCCGATTGATTCGAGCTCTATAATCTCTAGTGATGATGTTTTTAAATTAAGTGCCATTCCCAAATCTATAGCTATTATAGGAACAGGTCCAATAGGATGCGAATTTGCCACATTTTTTAGTGCCTTAGGAGTAGATGTAACCCTGATAGGGCGAAGCACGCAACTTCTGCCAAGTGAAGATGAAGATGTTTCCAAGGCACTACTGCGGGTATTTAAAAAATCAAATATAAATGTTTTAACCTCTTCTACCATAGAGAAAGTCAAAGTGAATAAAGATGAGGTGGAGCTATTTTTAAACGATACTCAAGAGAGCATTAAATGCGAGCTGGTGCTTAGTGCCACAGGTCGTATTCCCAATACCGATGGAGTAAAGCTTGAAAATTCGGGTGTAAAAAAAGATGAAAGAGGATTTATTGAAGTTTCCCCATCATTTCAGACATCACAAGAGCATATTTACGCAGTTGGCGACTGTATAGATACCCCTGCATATGCCCATACCGCCTATGCGGAAGCTAAGATTGTTGCAAAGAATATTGTTAGCAATGAATCAAAAACAAATACCCATATTACCCCATCTACTATTTTTACAAATCCTCAAATTGCAAGTTGTGGTCTTAAAGAGAGAGAAGCAAACCAGAATGGCATTGAGATTGAAGTAAAAAAAGCCTTTTTTAAAGTTAACTCAAAAGCCAAAATCAACGGTGACGATTCTGGCTTTGCCAAACTTGTAGTCTGTGCTAAAAGTGGTGTGATTTTAGGTGCTGTTATTATCGGGGTTGAAGCAACTGAGATTATTCATGAGATAGTATTATGCGTAGAGAAAAAGATTACCATGAATGAGCTTAGAGCAGTGATACATGCACATCCTACCGTGTCGGAGATAATTACATATCTTTAA
- a CDS encoding lipoyl synthase, translated as MNLKSWRLIYTGYGTAEHNLAIDEALLNNFKEGDLPIFRLYRWKPSLSLGRFSNVRETLDLERLDNLNISYVRRMTGGGVLVHGGDLSYSLILPRESFKDVGVKKSYRYLCKFLIEFYKRLGLSASFAYDLKLDVSKSDICMVANEPYDIVIDGKKIGGNAQRYTSKTLFQHGSIPISLDEIFLKEVFLKDLEDISTLNKIGIKATDKQLSQLLVESFSQTFKVNMVSDTLRIEEQRSADELLENKYTLKTWNQGAKHITSKPQWLHKKIRPSINAELESIFTDTHVNTVCQEAMCQNISECFSQKLATFLILGTLCTRTCSFCAVAKGKPMPLDINEPENVAQTVKRLGLQHVVITSPTRDDLIDGGAEHFCRTVSAIKAVDDSIVVELLIPDMRENKESLKLIAKSGADIIGHNLETVPRLYHVRKGSEYRRSLRVLKLLASLNPDIAIKSGIMLGFGERDEEVETLMHELLDAGCDYLSIGQFLSPSNNHTPVVEYSLPERFENFRNSGMNMGFAHIKSSPYTRSSYMAHEYLEVGV; from the coding sequence ATGAATCTTAAATCATGGCGACTAATTTATACCGGATATGGAACTGCTGAGCATAATTTGGCAATTGATGAAGCTCTTTTAAATAACTTTAAAGAGGGTGATTTACCAATTTTTAGGCTTTACAGATGGAAGCCATCTTTGAGTCTTGGGAGATTTTCAAATGTTAGAGAGACTCTTGATTTAGAGAGACTTGATAATCTGAATATCTCATATGTTCGTCGTATGACAGGTGGAGGTGTTTTAGTTCATGGCGGAGACCTCTCTTACTCTTTGATTTTGCCAAGAGAGAGTTTTAAAGATGTAGGGGTTAAAAAAAGCTACCGTTACTTATGCAAATTTCTTATTGAGTTTTATAAAAGGTTAGGACTTAGTGCTAGTTTTGCTTATGATTTGAAACTTGATGTTTCAAAATCAGATATATGTATGGTAGCTAATGAGCCTTATGACATTGTAATAGATGGTAAAAAAATTGGTGGTAATGCCCAACGGTACACCTCTAAAACACTTTTTCAGCATGGGAGCATTCCAATTAGTTTGGACGAAATCTTTTTAAAAGAAGTTTTTTTAAAAGATTTAGAGGATATAAGCACATTAAATAAAATAGGGATAAAAGCAACAGACAAGCAGTTATCCCAATTGCTCGTAGAGAGTTTTTCTCAAACTTTTAAGGTCAATATGGTTTCTGATACTCTAAGAATAGAAGAACAGAGGAGTGCAGATGAGCTTTTAGAAAATAAATACACTCTAAAAACATGGAATCAAGGTGCTAAACATATTACATCAAAACCACAATGGTTACATAAAAAAATCAGACCAAGTATTAATGCTGAGTTAGAATCTATATTTACAGATACTCATGTAAATACAGTCTGCCAAGAGGCAATGTGCCAAAATATAAGCGAGTGTTTCTCTCAAAAACTAGCCACATTTTTGATTTTAGGAACACTATGCACCCGTACATGTAGCTTTTGTGCGGTGGCAAAAGGAAAACCGATGCCACTTGATATAAACGAGCCTGAAAATGTAGCACAAACAGTAAAGCGACTTGGATTACAACATGTAGTAATTACAAGCCCGACTAGAGATGATTTAATCGATGGTGGAGCTGAGCATTTTTGTAGAACTGTAAGTGCCATTAAAGCAGTTGATGACTCGATTGTAGTAGAGTTACTGATTCCTGACATGAGAGAAAATAAAGAGTCACTAAAATTGATTGCCAAGAGCGGAGCAGATATTATAGGTCACAACCTAGAGACAGTCCCCAGACTCTACCATGTACGAAAAGGCTCAGAGTACAGGCGTTCACTGCGGGTGTTAAAATTGTTAGCATCATTAAATCCTGATATTGCAATAAAAAGTGGGATTATGCTCGGTTTTGGAGAAAGAGATGAAGAGGTTGAGACTCTTATGCATGAGCTGTTGGATGCCGGTTGCGACTACTTAAGCATAGGTCAGTTTTTATCACCGTCAAATAACCATACACCGGTAGTAGAATACTCTCTGCCTGAGAGATTTGAGAATTTTAGAAACAGTGGAATGAATATGGGTTTTGCTCATATAAAAAGTTCACCATATACTCGCAGCAGTTACATGGCTCATGAATATTTAGAAGTGGGAGTTTAG